AAATGTACTTGCTTCAGTATGAAATTCAAACTGACGTACGTTTATATCTGCATTTATTAACTCCAGTGCAACATCCGACAGCATTTTAGATAGAGCCATTGATTCAGAGGATGCTCAACATAAGGACTTCCTTAGACTGGTTAGACAAGTCTTCCCGTGATAATGTCGAAAACTCTTACTGACATATTATCCCCATTTCATACCTTTAAACTGTTACCAACCTTCTAATACAGGAGCATGTTGAAGGATATCATGAATTATCTGCAAAAACAAAAACTTATATTTGTACTGCAGTTGCAAATTGGGATGCCGAGTTCTACGTCAAGGTGGACGATGATGTCCATGTTAATCTTGGTGGGTTTGCCATCTCTAATGTTAGAAACATATAGAACTTAACAAAAGCTTTTGATTGTTTCATTAGTGAATTTGTTTATGCATATTTTTTTCTGATAGGTAAGCTAGCTGCACTTCTTGGCCGTTACCGTTCCAAGCCCATGGCCTATATAGGGTGCATGAAATCCGGACCGGTTCTTTCTAAAAAGTAATTAGTTctggtattttttttttcaatgataATACTACTCTCCAATTTGCTTTGTTTTGTCCTGCAAAGTTTGTTATATACCTTTTCTTGAATTCCTCTATGTCCTTAAGGTCTGTCAAGTACCATGAACCGGAGTACTGGAAATTCGGAGAAGAGGGGAACAAGTACTTTCGACATGCAACTGGTCAGATATATGCAATTTCAAAGGATCTCGCAAACTACGTTGCCGCAAACCAGTGAGATcatctatttttatatgaaagtcactttttttttttttttggctttgccTAATTGAGGATCTTGGTTTCATCTTTAGAGCCCTTGTATGTGTGTGCATTTGGCAGTGTCACCTTCATCCCCTTCCTTCCCCttggttttctttttgttttttaccAGTTAGATCATGTAGCAGTTTCTTTTTACTTAAAGCATGTCATCAAAACATTGAAGATCGGTTATTACCCTGCATAAATTCTGTTATATTTTATATCGTAGAGCTAAATGGCAGTCTCAGACTGTTGAATTTGCATTTTGTTTTGATGTAGTGACTTTGCACCTTTGATCCTCGGCACTGATAATATTCTACCTTAAAAAGACAGGCATGGTTAATAACATTCAGGGTGATTCTGACTGAATTGCAGGCATATATTGCACAAGTATGCTAATGAAGATGTGTCCCTCGGTTCATGGTTTATCGGCCTCGAGGTTCAGCACTTGAATATTAAGAGCATGTGCTGTGGTACTCCACC
The sequence above is drawn from the Gossypium hirsutum isolate 1008001.06 chromosome A05, Gossypium_hirsutum_v2.1, whole genome shotgun sequence genome and encodes:
- the LOC107902581 gene encoding beta-1,3-galactosyltransferase 7 isoform X3, with the protein product MLQIKLAPPGSSQKMKNSDATGAVSTLAGIDSPRKKAFMVIGINTAFSSRRRRDSIRETWMPQGEKLVRLEREKGIIIRFIIGHSATSDSILDRAIDSEDAQHKDFLRLEHVEGYHELSAKTKTYICTAVANWDAEFYVKVDDDVHVNLGKLAALLGRYRSKPMAYIGCMKSGPVLSKKSVKYHEPEYWKFGEEGNKYFRHATGQIYAISKDLANYVAANQHILHKYANEDVSLGSWFIGLEVQHLNIKSMCCGTPPDCELKAKAGNACAASFDWSCSGICRSVEKIKIVHQRCGEGDAVIWSALF